A stretch of the Psychroserpens sp. Hel_I_66 genome encodes the following:
- a CDS encoding efflux RND transporter periplasmic adaptor subunit, whose amino-acid sequence MKIKNFYTLLSLGIFLVIIGCGNAEKDQQAAASTTPPTFPVTQLQNKTVTGFTDYPATIEGIVNSDVRAKTSGYIEKVFVDEGQKVSKGQLLFKLETEALSQDAGAARARVNVAQVEVNKLIPLVEKDIISPVQLETAKANLAQAKANLSGVSANIGYATIKSPIDGYVGSINFREGALISPSDTKPLTTVSEIDQVYAFFSFNEAQYIDHLQRSEGKTKAERIKNAPDLSLVLANGKIYSEKGRIQTSTGQINQSTGTIQIRAAFDNPNEILTNGNSGKIRFPIEYKDAVVVPQSATYEQQGNIMIFKLGDDNKISTSIIKIKGAVDNLYVVESGVKANDKIVVAGVGKLKNGMAITPQDIPFEEAIKPVATLFKN is encoded by the coding sequence ATGAAAATCAAAAATTTCTATACATTATTATCACTAGGTATATTTTTAGTGATTATTGGTTGTGGCAATGCAGAAAAAGACCAACAAGCAGCCGCATCAACTACACCTCCTACATTTCCAGTAACCCAACTACAAAACAAAACGGTGACTGGATTTACAGATTACCCAGCAACAATTGAAGGGATTGTAAACAGTGATGTTAGAGCTAAGACATCTGGTTACATAGAGAAAGTTTTTGTTGACGAAGGACAAAAAGTAAGCAAGGGACAGTTATTGTTTAAATTAGAAACAGAGGCATTAAGTCAAGATGCTGGAGCAGCAAGAGCACGTGTAAATGTTGCACAAGTAGAAGTTAATAAACTTATTCCACTTGTTGAGAAAGATATTATTAGTCCGGTACAGTTGGAAACAGCAAAAGCAAATTTGGCCCAAGCAAAAGCAAATTTAAGTGGTGTTTCTGCAAATATCGGTTATGCAACAATTAAAAGTCCAATAGATGGTTACGTAGGTTCCATAAATTTTAGAGAAGGAGCGTTAATTAGTCCAAGCGACACAAAACCCTTAACGACAGTTAGTGAAATAGACCAAGTATATGCTTTTTTCAGTTTCAATGAAGCTCAATATATTGATCATTTACAGCGATCTGAAGGAAAGACAAAAGCAGAGCGTATTAAAAATGCTCCAGACTTAAGTTTGGTGTTAGCAAATGGTAAGATTTATTCTGAAAAAGGACGTATTCAAACCAGTACTGGTCAAATAAACCAAAGTACAGGTACCATTCAAATTAGGGCAGCTTTTGATAATCCAAACGAAATCCTAACCAATGGAAATTCTGGAAAAATAAGATTTCCTATAGAATATAAAGATGCTGTAGTAGTACCACAATCTGCTACCTATGAACAACAAGGAAATATTATGATTTTTAAATTAGGAGACGACAACAAAATCTCGACTTCAATTATTAAGATTAAAGGAGCGGTAGACAATCTTTATGTTGTAGAATCTGGTGTAAAAGCAAATGATAAAATTGTAGTTGCTGGTGTTGGTAAATTAAAAAACGGAATGGCAATCACTCCTCAAGACATTCCTTTTGAAGAGGCTATTAAACCTGTAGCCACTTTATTCAAAAACTAG
- a CDS encoding GbsR/MarR family transcriptional regulator yields MEKNICKEKMALVEKLGVHLESRDQLAPVAARILSYIILTGKKGTTFEDMVTILCASKSTISTHLNHLQDLKKIVYFTKTGDRKKYFTINKDMIMQHIDNMINEWKEVRELHLQIKDYKQTINSQGVENDTEKFDLNFHNDYIQFLDEASASIEELRIKLIDNQFNI; encoded by the coding sequence ATGGAGAAAAATATCTGCAAAGAAAAAATGGCATTGGTTGAAAAGCTAGGCGTTCATTTAGAGTCTAGAGATCAATTGGCACCTGTCGCAGCCAGAATTTTATCTTACATTATTTTAACTGGAAAAAAAGGGACCACATTTGAGGATATGGTTACTATTCTATGTGCAAGTAAAAGTACGATTTCAACACATCTCAACCATTTACAAGATTTAAAAAAGATTGTGTATTTCACCAAAACGGGAGATCGTAAAAAATACTTTACTATCAATAAGGACATGATAATGCAACACATTGATAATATGATCAATGAGTGGAAAGAAGTTAGAGAATTACACTTGCAAATCAAGGATTACAAGCAAACTATTAACTCTCAAGGCGTTGAAAATGATACCGAAAAATTTGATTTAAATTTTCACAACGATTACATCCAGTTTTTAGATGAAGCGAGCGCATCTATAGAAGAGTTGAGAATAAAATTAATAGATAACCAATTCAATATTTAA